The Archaeoglobaceae archaeon DNA segment TTACTTTAGAAGTATGCAGTAAATGTAATTCGGTTAAAATGGGTAAAGACTGGCAAAAAATTGGCCTTGGTGAGGCAATTGAAAGTTGGATTGCCGAAAAAATTCGAGTTGTTCAGGATTTTGAAGTTCAAGAAATCGTCGTTTACGACAAAATTGCAATCCTGAGAGGGATTTTGCATGGCGATTTTGTTGAAACTGAGATTCCAATAAACTACAAAGTGCACAGAATTTCCTGCCCGAAGTGCTCAATGGAAAGTGGTGGTTATTATGAATCCATTGTTCAGCTCAGAGCAGGTAAAAGACAGCTGAGAGAAGAAGAGATTCAAAAAGCGAGGGAAATAGTAGAGAAAACTATTATGGAATGTGAAGGTGATAAAGACTTCATTTCGAAGTTCGAAATCATGAAGAAGGGTATTGACTTTTACTTGGGGAGCAGAAAACTTGGAGAAAAAATTTCTAAAAAGATCGCTGAAGAACTTGGCGGAAAAATTCTGGAAAGTAAAAAACTGCACACAAGAATTGATGGTAGAGACGTTTATCGATTTACATTTCTCGTCAGATTACCTGAATACGAAGATATGGACGTTGTAGTAAAAGGAGAAAACCTCTACGTTGTTAAAAACTCCAGAGCTGGGAAAGGTATCGATTTGATAAGTGGGAAGCATGCAAATATCACGAACACGACTCTCGTGGCTAAAAAAGAATCTTTTGGCTGGGGAGTTATAACTTATCTTGATGAGAGCACCGCAGAAGTCATGACTGAGAAGGGGGATATAGTGCTCGTTCCGAGGCCATTTGGTGCAGAAGTAGGCAAGGAGGTTTTTATCTTTGAGTATAAAAGCAGAACTTATGCTTTTCCGCGGGATTTATGAAGGCATTAAGAGTTAGAAAGGAAAATGCAGAAGAAGTTCGAAGACTTGTAGAAAAAATCGGGGCTGAGGATAGGAGCAGATATATCAAAAGAGTTGGTGATTACGTAGAAATCCCAATTTTGGACGA contains these protein-coding regions:
- a CDS encoding NMD3-related protein, yielding MTKVVRCVVCGKESKYKVCGECLIEREKVASIEKFTLEVCSKCNSVKMGKDWQKIGLGEAIESWIAEKIRVVQDFEVQEIVVYDKIAILRGILHGDFVETEIPINYKVHRISCPKCSMESGGYYESIVQLRAGKRQLREEEIQKAREIVEKTIMECEGDKDFISKFEIMKKGIDFYLGSRKLGEKISKKIAEELGGKILESKKLHTRIDGRDVYRFTFLVRLPEYEDMDVVVKGENLYVVKNSRAGKGIDLISGKHANITNTTLVAKKESFGWGVITYLDESTAEVMTEKGDIVLVPRPFGAEVGKEVFIFEYKSRTYAFPRDL